The Aggregicoccus sp. 17bor-14 genome includes a region encoding these proteins:
- a CDS encoding cyclic nucleotide-binding domain-containing protein: protein MVVTDALKACPLFKGFTDTGLRILGGVAKARAFPKGARLFAENAAGDSMLIVEEGTVRLSAQNGAGEDVALGDVGAGEPLGELTLVKPGPRLCTATAVSDVRALEIRHEDFQRLMTEKPQACIKLLMGMVTHFGQKVRDNREPLRSLVGRT, encoded by the coding sequence ATGGTCGTCACGGATGCGCTGAAGGCGTGCCCCCTCTTCAAGGGGTTCACCGATACCGGTCTCCGCATCCTGGGGGGCGTCGCCAAGGCGCGCGCCTTCCCAAAGGGCGCCCGGCTCTTCGCCGAGAACGCGGCGGGCGACTCGATGCTCATCGTCGAGGAGGGCACGGTGCGCCTCAGCGCCCAGAACGGCGCCGGCGAGGACGTGGCGCTGGGAGACGTGGGGGCAGGCGAGCCCCTGGGCGAGCTGACGCTCGTGAAGCCCGGCCCCCGGCTCTGCACTGCCACGGCCGTTTCGGACGTGCGTGCGCTGGAAATCCGCCATGAGGACTTCCAGCGCCTGATGACCGAGAAGCCTCAGGCCTGCATCAAGCTGCTGATGGGGATGGTCACGCACTTCGGCCAGAAGGTGCGCGACAACCGCGAGCCCCTGCGTTCCCTGGTGGGTAGGACCTGA
- a CDS encoding TIGR02266 family protein, with protein sequence MADTTQGAIGLVVKLPFATPEEFLAKYGRNLSRGGIYLRSRTVKPPGTPVTLDLKLVNGERLIYASAVVHYTTGTTASAGTGVLGMGLRFVTLDEPTRAFIENAPGLASSDPALPPVPAGVGEPLYAPEAPAAPATPPPPPRPPTVTASAPAPTLGAPVAAPSAPAFEEPTEEPKRTGLIIGIDLGTTNSCAAYVRGGKPAVLASREGHNTVPSIIALNARSKLVVGHPAKGQMLTNPRQTVYGAKRLVGRAFESPIVRTIKDRFAYEIAPGTEGEAAVRLGDRVYTLQQISALILREVREVAQNQLGQPISRAVITVPAYYNDNQRHAVREAGRLAGLHVERILNEPTAAALAYGYGRKLTQRVLVYDLGGGTFDASVLELSDNVYEVISTGGDTFLGGIDFDNAIVEYLLSEFQRQTGRAFQGDRVALQRINDAAERAKMALSERTEVRVHVAFVTVLDDKPYDLDVMLTREKLISLTEGLVDRTVQVCGEVLQARGLKPEDINEVILVGGQSRFPLVHEKITRFFGKAPSKGVHPDEAVALGAALLAHSLGQLEGVVLIDVLPMAIGVGLPGGRFKAVLERNTSLPATKSYQLSTSRDGQTELELTIFQGDSDKAAENEYLGTLRLANLPRLPRGAVRVEVTFEVSNESLLRVTAKEATTGAQVSSTFTTRDTPEAVKARLSAAEGPQSSTGVPTVSAAPAAAAKSEGGGLFGWLGRLFGGGR encoded by the coding sequence TTGGCGGACACAACCCAAGGGGCCATCGGCCTCGTCGTGAAGCTCCCCTTCGCAACGCCCGAGGAGTTCCTCGCCAAGTACGGCCGGAACCTCTCCCGCGGCGGCATCTACCTGCGCTCGCGCACGGTGAAGCCGCCGGGCACGCCCGTCACGCTGGACCTCAAGCTGGTCAACGGCGAGCGGCTCATCTACGCCTCCGCCGTGGTGCACTACACCACCGGCACCACCGCGTCCGCGGGCACCGGCGTGCTGGGCATGGGCCTGCGCTTCGTGACCCTGGACGAGCCCACGCGCGCCTTCATCGAGAACGCGCCGGGGCTCGCGAGCTCGGACCCCGCGCTGCCTCCGGTGCCCGCGGGCGTCGGTGAGCCGCTCTACGCACCCGAGGCCCCGGCGGCCCCCGCCACTCCTCCCCCGCCGCCCCGGCCTCCCACCGTCACGGCGAGCGCGCCCGCCCCCACGCTGGGCGCCCCCGTGGCCGCGCCCAGCGCCCCGGCCTTCGAGGAGCCCACCGAGGAGCCCAAGCGCACCGGGCTCATCATCGGCATCGACCTGGGGACCACCAACAGCTGCGCCGCGTACGTGCGCGGCGGCAAGCCCGCGGTGCTCGCGAGCCGCGAGGGGCACAACACCGTGCCCTCGATCATCGCGCTCAACGCGCGCAGCAAGCTGGTGGTGGGCCACCCCGCCAAGGGGCAGATGCTCACCAACCCGCGCCAGACGGTGTACGGCGCGAAGCGCCTGGTGGGCCGCGCCTTCGAGTCGCCGATCGTGCGCACCATCAAGGATCGCTTCGCGTACGAGATCGCCCCCGGCACCGAGGGCGAGGCGGCGGTGCGCCTGGGAGACCGGGTCTACACCCTGCAGCAGATCTCCGCGCTCATCCTGCGCGAGGTGCGCGAGGTGGCGCAGAACCAGCTCGGCCAGCCCATCTCGCGCGCCGTGATCACGGTGCCGGCCTACTACAACGACAACCAGCGCCACGCGGTGCGTGAGGCAGGACGGCTCGCCGGGCTCCACGTGGAGCGCATCCTCAACGAGCCCACGGCAGCGGCGCTCGCCTACGGCTACGGGCGCAAGCTGACCCAGCGCGTGCTCGTGTACGACCTGGGCGGCGGCACCTTCGATGCCTCGGTGCTCGAGCTGAGCGACAACGTCTACGAGGTCATCTCCACCGGCGGCGACACCTTCCTCGGCGGCATCGACTTCGACAACGCGATCGTCGAGTACCTGCTCTCCGAGTTCCAGCGGCAGACGGGGCGCGCCTTCCAGGGCGACCGCGTGGCGCTGCAGCGCATCAACGACGCGGCCGAGCGCGCGAAGATGGCGCTCTCCGAGCGCACCGAGGTGCGCGTGCACGTGGCCTTCGTCACGGTGCTCGACGACAAGCCCTACGACCTCGACGTGATGCTCACCCGCGAGAAGCTCATCTCGCTCACCGAGGGGCTGGTGGACCGCACCGTGCAGGTGTGCGGCGAGGTGCTGCAGGCGCGCGGCCTCAAGCCCGAGGACATCAACGAGGTCATCCTCGTCGGAGGCCAGAGCCGCTTCCCGCTCGTGCACGAGAAGATCACCCGCTTCTTCGGCAAGGCCCCGAGCAAGGGCGTGCACCCGGACGAGGCCGTGGCGCTGGGCGCCGCGCTGCTCGCGCACAGCCTCGGGCAGCTCGAGGGCGTGGTGCTCATCGACGTGCTCCCCATGGCCATTGGCGTGGGGCTGCCCGGCGGGCGCTTCAAGGCGGTGCTCGAGCGCAATACGTCGCTGCCGGCGACCAAGAGCTACCAGCTGTCCACCAGCCGCGACGGGCAGACGGAGCTCGAGCTCACCATCTTCCAGGGCGACTCGGACAAGGCCGCGGAGAACGAGTACCTGGGCACGCTGCGGCTCGCGAACCTGCCCAGGCTGCCGCGCGGCGCGGTGCGGGTGGAGGTCACCTTCGAGGTGAGCAACGAGTCGCTGCTGCGGGTGACCGCGAAGGAGGCGACGACCGGAGCCCAGGTCTCCAGCACCTTCACCACGCGGGACACCCCCGAGGCCGTGAAGGCGCGCCTGAGCGCCGCCGAGGGGCCGCAGAGCTCGACGGGCGTGCCCACCGTTTCGGCGGCGCCCGCAGCTGCGGCCAAGAGCGAGGGCGGCGGTCTCTTCGGATGGCTCGGCCGCCTCTTCGGCGGCGGGCGCTAG
- a CDS encoding DedA family protein, with translation MEDLLHSLLGNSQGLIAYLTVFGVLVICGLGVPLPEDISLILGGFLAHKGAASLPVMMMVGFLGILVGDSLIFVAGRRLGTKVGRKPGGFFARIVTPEKRAKVEGLFAKHGQKIVMIARFLPGVRAVTYFTAGSAGMAYTRFILWDGLAALASAPLFIWLGFHFGGELDLLIDKLKEGQTVVLVGLAVVAVVTLVLSRRRAAAARAQAAQDSAALPRTGSLEPALASDGDAPPPAKLYEGTGGVRGELRK, from the coding sequence GTGGAAGACCTTCTTCATAGCCTTCTGGGCAACTCGCAGGGCCTCATCGCCTACCTGACCGTGTTCGGGGTGCTGGTGATCTGCGGCCTGGGCGTGCCGCTGCCCGAGGACATCTCGCTCATCCTGGGCGGCTTCCTCGCGCACAAGGGCGCGGCGAGCCTGCCAGTGATGATGATGGTGGGCTTCCTGGGCATCCTGGTGGGCGACAGCCTCATCTTCGTCGCGGGACGCCGGCTGGGCACCAAGGTGGGGCGCAAGCCCGGGGGCTTCTTCGCGCGCATCGTCACGCCCGAGAAGCGCGCGAAGGTGGAAGGGCTCTTCGCGAAGCACGGGCAGAAGATCGTGATGATCGCCCGCTTCCTGCCCGGCGTGCGCGCGGTGACCTACTTCACGGCGGGCTCGGCCGGCATGGCCTATACGCGCTTCATCCTGTGGGATGGGCTCGCGGCGCTGGCCTCGGCGCCGCTCTTCATCTGGCTGGGCTTCCACTTCGGCGGCGAGCTGGACCTGCTCATCGACAAGCTCAAGGAGGGCCAGACGGTAGTGCTCGTCGGGCTCGCGGTCGTGGCGGTGGTGACGCTCGTGCTCAGCCGGCGCCGCGCAGCGGCCGCGCGCGCCCAGGCGGCGCAGGACAGCGCGGCGCTGCCCCGCACGGGCTCGCTCGAGCCCGCGCTCGCCAGTGACGGCGACGCGCCGCCCCCGGCGAAGCTCTACGAGGGCACGGGTGGCGTGCGCGGCGAGCTGCGCAAGTAG
- the guaA gene encoding glutamine-hydrolyzing GMP synthase, whose product MDLHAEKILILDFGSQYTQLIARRVRELGVYCEIHRPDLAADEIRRFNPRGIILSGSPSSAEAEGAPRCDPYVFESKLPVLGICYGLQLISKLLGGKLDRTAHREYGPAEVEVLSARGPFSEFKVGDRVKVWMSHGDRVDALPPGFEAIGRSANSPFAAAAHHEKGIYGVQFHPEVVHTPEGKRMLHAFLFNDCKVSGSWTMKGFVQEAEEAIRAKVGEHGRVICGLSGGVDSSVAALLLHRAIGSRLQCIFVDNGLLRQGERAQVEALFVDRFHVPLKTVDARERFLTALAGVTDPEKKRKIIGREFIAVFEEAAKDVQDAEFLAQGTLYPDVIESVSYKGPSVTIKSHHNVGGLPEHMKMKLVEPLRELFKDEVRALGRELGLPDEMVSRQPFPGPGLAIRVLGEITEKRLELVRRADAIVQDEVRQAGLYGELWQAFAVLLPVQSVGVMGDERTYESTCVLRAVSSVDGMTADWARLPYDLIARISTRITNEVRGINRVVYDVSSKPPATIEWE is encoded by the coding sequence GTGGACCTGCACGCAGAAAAGATTCTGATCCTCGATTTCGGCAGCCAGTACACCCAGCTGATCGCGCGCCGGGTGCGCGAGCTGGGCGTGTACTGCGAGATCCACCGCCCGGACCTCGCGGCGGACGAGATCCGCCGCTTCAACCCGCGCGGCATCATCCTCTCGGGCAGCCCCTCCTCGGCGGAGGCGGAGGGCGCCCCCCGCTGCGACCCCTACGTCTTCGAGTCCAAGCTGCCGGTGCTGGGCATCTGCTACGGCCTGCAGCTCATCTCCAAGCTGCTGGGCGGCAAGCTGGATCGCACCGCGCACCGCGAGTACGGCCCCGCCGAGGTCGAGGTGCTCTCGGCCCGCGGCCCCTTCTCCGAGTTCAAGGTCGGCGACCGGGTGAAGGTGTGGATGAGCCACGGCGACCGCGTGGACGCGCTGCCCCCGGGCTTCGAGGCCATCGGCCGCAGCGCGAACTCCCCGTTCGCCGCCGCCGCCCACCACGAGAAGGGCATCTACGGCGTGCAGTTCCACCCCGAGGTGGTCCACACCCCGGAGGGCAAGCGCATGCTGCACGCCTTCCTCTTCAACGACTGCAAGGTGAGCGGCAGCTGGACGATGAAGGGCTTCGTGCAGGAGGCCGAGGAGGCCATCCGCGCGAAGGTGGGCGAGCACGGCCGGGTCATCTGCGGGCTCTCCGGCGGCGTGGACAGCTCGGTGGCGGCGCTGCTGCTGCACCGGGCCATCGGCTCGCGCCTGCAGTGCATCTTCGTGGACAACGGGCTCTTGCGGCAGGGCGAGCGTGCCCAGGTGGAGGCCCTGTTCGTGGACCGCTTCCACGTGCCGCTCAAGACGGTGGACGCGCGCGAGCGCTTCCTCACCGCGCTCGCGGGCGTCACGGACCCGGAGAAGAAGCGCAAGATCATCGGCCGCGAGTTCATCGCGGTGTTCGAGGAGGCCGCGAAGGACGTGCAGGACGCGGAGTTCCTCGCCCAGGGCACGCTGTACCCGGACGTGATCGAGAGCGTCTCGTACAAGGGCCCCTCGGTCACCATCAAGAGCCACCACAACGTCGGCGGCCTGCCCGAGCACATGAAGATGAAGCTCGTGGAGCCGCTGCGCGAGCTGTTCAAGGACGAGGTGCGCGCGCTCGGCCGCGAGCTGGGCCTGCCGGACGAGATGGTCAGCCGCCAGCCCTTCCCGGGCCCGGGTCTCGCCATCCGCGTGCTCGGCGAGATCACCGAGAAGCGCCTCGAGCTGGTGCGCCGCGCGGACGCCATCGTGCAGGACGAGGTGCGCCAGGCCGGCCTCTACGGCGAGCTGTGGCAGGCCTTCGCGGTGCTGCTGCCCGTGCAGAGCGTGGGCGTGATGGGCGACGAGCGCACCTACGAGTCCACCTGCGTGCTGCGCGCCGTGAGCAGCGTGGACGGCATGACGGCGGACTGGGCCCGCCTGCCCTACGATCTCATTGCCCGCATCTCCACGCGCATCACCAACGAGGTGCGCGGCATCAACCGCGTGGTCTACGACGTCTCGTCCAAGCCGCCGGCGACGATCGAGTGGGAGTAG
- the miaB gene encoding tRNA (N6-isopentenyl adenosine(37)-C2)-methylthiotransferase MiaB codes for MKRYFIHTFGCQMNVNDSLRMSEVLGRMQYAPTPTADDADLIILNTCAIREKAEDKMLSALGRYRTQKTRRGTLLGVGGCVAQQEKEKLLKKVPYLDFVFGPDAIAKLPEIVGQVENDRARVVETAWVDSEEYVFPRADPETSRGKVTEFVTVMKGCDNVCAFCVVPHTRGREVSRAFPEVLLEVDSLARVGMREVTLIGQNVNSYAGGISFAQLLLRTAEVPGIERVRFTTSHPHDLSDELIDAFRIQPKIAPHFHLPVQCGSDPVLKRMRRDYTVVQYLERLEKLRAARPGIAVTTDIIVGFPGETEEDFERTLALTEQVRYENQFSFVFSPRPKTVASLKEDEWGVIPHEVKTARLDRLQKLQKRISGELMAAQVGREVEVLVEGHSKYDPTKRFGRTPENRTVNFEGDAPAGALVRVKIERASVAALAGTQLAVLQPPTVMPEPAESPIPGFRLPVTA; via the coding sequence ATGAAGCGCTACTTCATCCACACCTTCGGCTGTCAGATGAACGTCAACGACTCGCTCCGCATGAGCGAGGTGCTGGGGCGCATGCAGTACGCCCCCACGCCCACGGCGGACGACGCGGACCTCATCATCCTCAACACCTGCGCCATCCGTGAGAAGGCGGAGGACAAGATGCTCTCCGCGCTCGGGCGCTACCGCACCCAGAAGACGCGGCGCGGGACGCTCCTGGGCGTGGGCGGGTGCGTGGCGCAGCAGGAGAAGGAGAAGCTGCTCAAGAAGGTGCCCTACCTGGACTTCGTGTTCGGGCCGGACGCCATCGCGAAGCTGCCGGAGATCGTGGGCCAGGTGGAGAACGACCGGGCGCGCGTGGTGGAGACTGCCTGGGTGGACAGCGAGGAGTACGTCTTCCCTCGCGCTGACCCCGAGACGAGCCGCGGCAAGGTGACCGAGTTCGTCACCGTGATGAAGGGCTGCGACAACGTCTGCGCCTTCTGCGTGGTGCCCCACACCCGCGGCCGCGAGGTGAGCCGTGCGTTCCCCGAGGTGCTGCTCGAGGTGGACTCGCTCGCGCGCGTGGGCATGCGCGAGGTGACGCTCATCGGCCAGAACGTGAACTCGTACGCGGGCGGCATCAGCTTCGCGCAGCTGCTCTTGCGCACCGCGGAGGTGCCGGGCATTGAGCGCGTGCGCTTCACCACCAGCCACCCGCACGATCTCTCCGACGAGCTCATCGACGCCTTCCGCATCCAGCCGAAGATCGCCCCGCACTTCCACCTGCCGGTGCAGTGCGGCTCGGATCCGGTGCTCAAGCGGATGCGCCGCGACTACACCGTGGTGCAGTACCTCGAGCGCCTCGAGAAGCTGCGCGCCGCGCGTCCCGGCATCGCCGTCACCACGGACATCATCGTGGGCTTCCCCGGCGAGACGGAGGAGGACTTCGAGCGCACGCTCGCCCTCACCGAGCAGGTGCGCTACGAGAACCAGTTCTCCTTCGTCTTCAGCCCCCGCCCCAAGACGGTGGCGAGCCTCAAGGAGGACGAGTGGGGCGTCATCCCGCACGAGGTGAAGACCGCGCGCCTGGACCGCCTGCAGAAGCTGCAGAAGCGCATCTCCGGTGAGCTGATGGCCGCCCAGGTGGGCCGCGAGGTGGAGGTGCTCGTCGAGGGCCACTCGAAGTATGACCCCACCAAGCGCTTCGGCCGCACGCCGGAGAACCGCACCGTGAACTTCGAGGGCGACGCGCCCGCGGGCGCTCTCGTGAGGGTGAAGATCGAGCGCGCCAGCGTCGCGGCGCTCGCGGGCACCCAGCTCGCCGTGCTGCAGCCGCCCACGGTGATGCCCGAGCCCGCGGAGAGCCCCATCCCGGGCTTCCGGCTCCCCGTCACCGCGTGA